The genomic window TCAACGAATGGCATGTCATCGATGACAGAACAGCCATCGTGCAAGCCGGGCCGTATCAACGCTACCTGGTGAAGCTGCAGGCCGATTGCCAGAAGTTGGGCATCGGCAATCCCGGACTGAGGTTCATTGGCAGCAGGGCAGATCGTGCCACGCAGCCCGATCGCATTTGCGGATCGGCCGGCGAGAAGGTGGCCGCCCGTTACCAGCCCGGTTGCGCGATTCAATCACTGAGTCTGATCGATCAGGCCACCTTCAATGACCTGCGCAACAAGGCCAAACGCAACAGCACCACGACGCAGCAGCCTGCTCCTGCTACGAATCCCTGAGGCGGCTACGCCCCTTGCACAAAAAAGCCCGGCGCATGCCGGGCTCTTTTGTTTGCGTACGGCTGGATCAGTAACCCGGACCGATATAGCGGGTCTGGTACGGATCGGACGTTACCACCGTAGTGACCACCGGCGGCGGCGCAGTCTGGTAGACCACGGTGCCTGGGGCGTAGTAGCCCGGGCCGTAGACCACGGTCGGCGGCGGCGCGTAGTACACCGGGGGACCGGCCACTGCACCGGCTACGACACCTGCCACAACACCACCCACGATGGCACCCGCAATCCAGCGGCCACCGCTCCAGTAACCGCCGCCGCGATAGCAGCAGCCACCGTGGTAATAGCCACCACCGTGCCAGCCACCACCCCAGCGTTGGGCCGATGCACTAACCGGCAACGCCACGGCCGCGGCAAGGGCCAGGCCGATCGCAACCAACTTGCCGACATTACGTTTGGACATGACACACCTCCGTCAAGATGGGAGTTATGGTTGTCCTTTCGCGCTTAATCTGTACTGAAGGGTTTCATTTCTTTACACGGGCACTTTCCCAAGGATTTACCTGGCCCTCAGCTGCCCCGCCCGACCTCTTAGGGCGAAGCAGCCAGCAGTCGTGAATGTTTGCGCGGCGCGAAAAATCAAATGGAATGCTGCCCGCGCCCCAGTTCTCGATGGAGAGGCGTTCTTCCAACCCAGCGCTGTCCAGCGTGAAGCGGCGGAAGTTGTTGGAAAACACGATGATGCCGTCGCGGGTGAGACGATCCGCGCAGGCCAGCAGCAATTTGACGTGATCGCGCTGCACGTCGAAATCGTCAGCCCGTTTGGAGTTGGAGAAGGTGGGCGGATCGACATAGATCAGCCCATAACGCTCGCGCGAATGCTGCAGGAAGCTAAACGCATCCGATTGCACCAGTTGGTGATCCTCGCCGGTGAATCCGTTCAGCGCCAGATTGCGCGAGGCCCATTCGAGATAGGTACCGGACAGGTCGACGCTGGTGGTATCGCGCGCGCCGCCCGCCGCCGCGTAAACACTGGCGGTTGCGGTATAGGCAAACAGGTTGAGGAAGCGCCTTCCTTCAGCCAGCTCTCGCAATTTGGCGCGAACCAGGCGGTGATCGAGGAACAGGCCCGTATCCAGGTAATCGTAAAGATTTACCAGAAACCTCAGCCCGCCCTCTTCCACCTCGATGAACTCGCCGCGCTGGTCGAACTGACCGTATTTCGAACCGCCCTTGCCGCGTTCGCGCGTTTTCAGCGCGACCCGCGCGCGCGGTACGTCGAAAGTTTCACCGGCCACTCGTGCGATTTCGCGTACGCGCGTCCTCGCCAGTTCTTCCGGTACGTCGGCCGGTGCCCGGTATTCCTGGATATGTAGATGCGGGGCGCCGGAAGTATCCGTGTAGACGTCGATGGCGGCGGCATACTCCGGCAGATCCTGGTCATACGCCCGCCAGGCATGGATGCCTTCACGCTCCAGCCGCTTGCGTAGATGGCGGACATTCTTGTCCAGCCGGTTCTTGAGCATTTGCGCGCTGGGTGAAAGCGGCGGTTTTTCGCGCGGGGTGTCGTCACGCGGATGCAGCTCGAACACCAGCAACACGGTTTCGAGTGCGCCGTTGTAGAGCGTGTATTTCTTTTCCGGGCGCAGCGTAGTGGCGCGACCCAGTTCTGCATCGCCCGCCAGAATCGCCGCGCGCCAGCCGGTAAAACGATCGCGCAACAGTTCGCCGACGGCGCGGTAGAGCTTGGGCAAGGTTTCGCGATCGCCAAGACGCTCACCATAGGGCGGATTGGTAATCACCAGACCCTGCGTGAACCCCGGTGGCGGCAACACGTGCAAGGCATCGTGACGATCGAGCGTGAAGAAACCCGCAACACCGGCTTCCTGCGCATTGCGCTTGGCCGTCTGCACCATGCGCGGATCGGCATCGGACCCGAAGAAGCAACTGCGCAACGCGGGCAATCCGGTTTCGGCACGCTTGCGCGCTTCGTCCAGCAGTCCGCGCCACAACGCGATATCGTGTTGATTCCAACCCAGGAAACCGTAATACGTGCGCCGCAAGCCGGGCGCCACGTCGGCCACCATCAAGGCACCTTCAATGAGCAAGGTGCCCGAACCGCACATCGGATCGAGCAAAGCGCCGCCTTGCGCATAGATCGCCGGCCAACCCGCACGCAGCAGCATCGCGGCGGCGAGATTTTCCTTCAGCGGTGCTTCGCCCTGCTGCTCGCGCCAGCCACGGCGATGTAAGGGAGCACCTGCCAGATCGATCGACACGGTGGCCCGATCGCGCCGCAAGCGCAGGTTGATGCGTACGTCAGGCTCTTCCGTGTCCACGCCCGGGCGCTCCTGCCCACGGGCACGGAACTGATCGACCACCGCATCCTTGACCCGTTGCGCCAGAAATTGGCTGTGGGTGATTTTGCTCTGGGCGGTATTGGCATCCACTGCCAGCGTGGCGTGCGGCGCCAGATGCTGGGACCAGTCGATGGCCTGCACGCCCGCATACAGTGCTTCGTCGGAAGCCGCCTCGAATTCGGCGATCGGCAACAGGATGCGGCTGGCCAGACGCGACCACAGGCACGCCCGATACGCCGTCTCCAGCGTGCCGGAAAAACGCACGCCGGCCAGCGCCTCGTGCACATCGGTGCCGCCCAGCGCCATCAGCTCGTCGCGCAGCAGGTATTCGAGCCCCTTGGGGCAGGTTGCAAAAAAACTGTTCAAGTGCGCTTCGCCAACTGTTCCAGGAAAAAGCCGAACTGCCGGCCTAGTTCGTCAATGTGTTTGCCGAGGCGATGATCGTCATCCAACACCAGCAGCGGCAGGTAACGGCGGCGGGCGAATTCGTAGATTTCGTCCAGTGGACAGACCTCATCCTGCCAGCCGTGGATGAGCAGCGTCGGTACATCTTCGCGCAGGTCGAAGGCGTAATCGCTGCCTGGGATCATCGACGGCGTTGCCAGCAGGAACAGGCCGGCCACCGGCCGCTCAAGCGACGCCAGCCCGGATACAAACGAGCCCATGCTCGATCCCACCAGTACCGGCGGTGCTGCGCATGCGGCGATCCGGTCATGCAAGCGCGCGATGCGCGGCGTGACCGAGCCAGCATGACCCAGGGCATCGTCTTCGCGATAGTCCGGACGCTCGGTATTCCACCCCATCGCTTCGGCCACTTTCGCCAGCTCACTGACCTTGGTGGCATCCGGACCGGTATCCGAACCGTGGGAGAGTATGACGTGTCCGGGCATGACAGCCTCCATGATTGCGCAACAGCAGAACGCGAATGATAGCCCTGTTGGCGTGCAGGAAGCCTCTACACAAGAACGAGTATGGGGAGCGTGTACCGTGAGCATGAAGACTACAGGCTCACACAAGAGGACCGACTTAAAAAACCGGCGCGTTACGTTCTATCACTCCGCGTGTACCAAGTGCCCTACTACCCATCCCCCCTCCCCCCTTATGCAAAACTGACCTTATGCTCATGCTCACCATCCACGATCAGCCCCTGCCATACGTCGCCAAGCTGCTTGAGCGTCCTGCCAGCGCCGTGACCCTGGTGGTAATCCACTGCACCGAACTGCCCGATCTGGCGATGGCCCGCGAGTACGGCGAGAAGGTCCTGTACGACAACGGCACCGGCAATAGCGGCCACTACTACATCGACCGCGACGGTGCGGTGTATCGCTACGTACCCGGCACGCGGGTGGCCAACCATGTGCGCGGTTACAACCCGCCCTCGATCGGCATCGAACTGGTCAACAAAGGACGTTATCCGGACTGGTTCGACTCACGCCGGCAAACCATGACCGAACCCTACACGACGGCACAGATCGCATCGCTGCGCGCGTTGCTCGCACAGCTGCGCTTGGATTTCCCCAACCTGCACGAGATCGCCGGTCACGAGGATCTGGATCTCGCCCGCGTTCCAGCCAGTGACGATCCGGCCAAGGAAGTGCCACGCAAGCTCGATCCCGGCCCGCTGTTCCCCTGGGCCGAAGTGCTGGCTGACAGCGGGCTGAAGCGGATTGGGGCAACGCCGCCGCTATAATTGCCAACCTTACGTTCAGGGGTTAGCCGCATGCGGGACGCGCACGTCAAAGAACTGGTGGATTTGCTGCAGCTGGAACGGCTGGAAGACAACCTCTTCCGCGGCCAGAGCCGCGATATCGGCACGCGCTTCGTATTTGGCGGACAGGTGCTGGGACAAGCGCTATCAGCCGCTCAACAGACAGCGGATCCCTCGCGCGAAGCACACTCGCTGCACGCTTATTTTCTGCGCGCTGGCGATATCGACGCGCCGATCGTCTACAGCGTCGAGCGTGCCCGCGATGGCGGGTCGTTCTCGGCGCGCCGGGTGGTGGCGATCCAGCACGGGCAGCCCATTCTGAATGGTGCCATTTCGTTCCAGGTTCCGGAGAAAGGCGTTGAGCATCAGTCGTCGATGCCGGAAGTGCCGGCACCGGAAGACCTCGAGCCCATGCACCGGGTGCCACCGGATGAGCTGGCCCGCCTGCCGGTGAAGCTGCAACGCTGGCTGGGCAGCGATGGCCCGTTCGAATTCCGCCAGGTGTGGCCGCGCGACGAGATCCATCCGGCCAAGCGGCCGCCGATCCAGCACATCTGGTTCCGCCTCACCTCACCGGTCAGCGATTCGGCTGTACTGCATCGCGCTTTGCTGGCGTACGCCTCGGACTTCCATCTGATCGGCACCGCCACCCTGCCGCATGGCATTTCCTACCTCACGCACAACATCCAGATGGCCAGCCTGGATCATGCCCTGTGGTTCCACCGCCCGTTCCGGGTGGACGAGTGGCTGCTGTACTCCTTCGACAGCCCTACCGCCCAGGGCGCACGCGGACTGGCACGGGGACAGATCTTCAGCCGCGACGGCCGTTTGGTGGCGTCAACGGCACAAGAAGGCTTGATCCGCTTGCGCGAAGGCGATTAGCAAGACAGCAAGCGCTGCGGTGTGGGTTGCTTCTCATGGCCTGCTAAACTTGGTGCATGCGTCTGCTCTATACCTCGCCCCGCCACGAAAACATCGATCGCGTCGTCGCCTACATGGCGGAAAACGGCGTCGAGACGACGGTGACCAATCGTTCCAACTGGAACCGTCCCAGCTATCAGCGCTTCAGCTATTCGCAACGCGGCGAGAAGCGCGACACCTGGCCGCAAGTGTGGGTCACTCGGGCCGACGATTACACCAAGGCGCGTGAATTGCTGCGCCAGCTCGGCATCGAACCGACGGTGAAGCACGGGGAGGAGCTGGCGGCGGCGCGCAATCCGGCGCAATCGGTCTATATCCGTCGCGAACATACGGTCGCCAGGGTACGGCGCATTGTGCTGCTGGCGATCCTGGGTGTATTCATGGTGCTGGCGCTGCGCTACTTGCATGTGATCTGACGGCTGACCCATCCAAACCGAAAGCGCTTGCCACGGTAGCCGCCCGCGGTCATAGAATCGCCCTATGCGCTCCGATCATGTCCGCCTGTTCCAGACCTTGCCGCACGCCTGCGGATACTTCGCTGGGCGCACGGCACAGAATCTGGTGATCGATCCGGCGGCTCCTCAGCTGGATCGGCTCTACGGCGCTGCGCTGGACCATGGCTTTCGTCGCGCCGGCGGACATCTGTACTTCCCGCACTGCCCTAATTGCCACGCCTGCACGCCCTGTCGTATCGACGTGGCGAACTTCAAGCCGGACCGCTCACAACGCCGCTGTCTGAAACGCAATGCAGACCTGACCGTCAGCGAACGCATGGCTGGCTACAACAGCGAGCGTCATGCGCTCTATTCGCGCTACCTGCGTACCCGCCACCCTGGCGGCGGCATGGACGACGCCGAAGCCAGCGACTTCCGCCGTTTCCTTACCGCGCCGTGGAGTCCGACGCTATTCCTGGAATTGCACGCAGGCGACCGTCTGCTCGCCGTGGCGGTCACCGATATCTGCGCCACAGGCATTTCAGCCGTCTATACCTTTTACGATCCGGACGAACAGGAACGCGGACTGGGCACCTTCGCCATTCTGCAACAGGTGGAGCTGGCGCGCCGGCGTGGCATACCGTGGGTGTACCTGGGCTTCTGGATCGCAAATCATCCGAAGATGGATTACAAACGCCGCTTCCGGCCGCTGCAGATACGCACCGCTGACGGCTGGGTGGATATGCCGCGCCATTGATAGCGGCCGACAACGTCAGCCGCCACCGAACATCAGACTTTCTGCGCCGCAGCCGGCGGATACGGGAACAGTTTGACCAGCGGCACCGAGATACCGTCATCGCCCACCACGCGGCAATGCGTGCGATCGAGCTCGCGCGGATCTTCCACACCGCAGCTGTGCGCGATGATGCCGACTTCGTGCATCACATTCTTGGCGTAATGCGCCACGCGCTCGCTCTTGTCGGCAACGACCAGGCCGCGCTGCAAGCGCGTATTTTGCGTCGTGATGCCTGTTGGGCAGGTATTGCGATTGCACTGCAGTGATTGGATGCAGCCCAGTGCCAACATGAAGCCGCGCGCGGAGTTGACGAAATCCGCACCCATCGACAACGCCCACGCCACGTCATACGCGGTGATGCATTTGCCCGAGCAGATCACCTTGATGCGCTCGCGCAGACCTCTTTCGATCAGCAAGTTAACCAGTGCCGGCAAGGCTTCGTGCAATGGCAGGCCGACACCTTCCATCAGGGTTTGCGGTGCTGCGCCAGTCCCGCCTTCAGAGCCATCGACAATGATGAAGTCCGGCGCGCTTTCGATGCCGCGCTTGTCGATCTCCGTACACAGTTCATCGATCCATTCCAAGCCACCAAACACCGCCTTGAAGCCGGTGGGTTTGCCGGTGAGGCGCCGGATGTGCTGGATCGCATCCATCAGCTGTTGCACGTTGCCGATATCGAGATGACGGTTCGGGCTTTGCGAATCCTGTCCCACGGGAATCCCGCGAATCTCCGCAATTTCCGGCGTGACTTTGGCCGCCGGCAGCAAACCACCCATACCCGGCTTGGCGCCCTGCCCCAGCTTGATGCTGATCATCTTCACCTGCTTGTGCGCACTGATCGCCAGCAGTTTTTGATCATCCAGCTTGCCATCGGGTGTACGTACACCGTATTTGGCAGTACCGATCTCGAAAATGATGTCGCAACCACCTTCCAGATGATACGGCGCCAGACCACCCTCGCCCGTATCCAGCCAGATGCCGGCTTTGGCTGCACCGAACGAAAGTGCACGCACCGCAGGCGCGGACAATGCGCCGAAGCTCATCGCGGAGATATTGAAAAACGATGCGTGATCGTAAGGCTCGCGTGCGTACGGTCCGATGCGCACAGGCTTCGGCTTGACGTGATGATCGCCCAGCGCGGGAAACGCAGCATTGATGAAAAACGGCACGCCTTCGCCACGCAGATCGCGGGTAGAACCGAAGGAGTTGGTGTTTTCCGTATTCTTTGCCGCGCGATACACCCACATGCGCTGCGCGCGATTGAACGGCAGCTCCTCGCGATCACTGGAATACAAGTACTGGCGAAAGAATTCACCCAGATGCAGGAACCAGTAACGAAAGTGACCAATGACCGGATAGTTGCGCAGTACGGAATTGTGCGTCTGGTTGCGATCCAGCACCCACACCACAATCACCACCAGGATGGCGATCACCAGCAGCATGATGAACAGCAATGCGAAGGTTTCCACCAACACGACCAACCAATGCGAAAAACCTGACGATTCCATCCTTACTCTCCGTCTATCTGCGGCTTTCGCCGTCATGATCTATGAAAGTACCAAGGCAAACGTTCTGCACGCTTCACACTTCCCCAGGCGTCCTTGCAGAACTTACAACTCCGTGCGAATCGCCTTGGCGGCACGAATCGCCTTCGCCTTGGCCGCCTCGATATCTATATCGCGTGCTAAGGTTACCGCCATGCGACGGCGCCCCTTCACTTCGGGCTTACCGAAAATACGTAACTGGGTGTCAGGCTCCACCAAGGCATCCGCGATGCCGTGATAGCGCGGCGCGCGTCCCTCGCCCTCTACCAGCACGGCGCACGAAGCTGAAGGTCCGTTCTGATGAATCACCGGAATCGGCAACCCCAGAATGGCCCGCGCATGCAAGGCAAACTCGGACAACTCCTGCGAGATCAGCGTGACCAGTCCGGTATCGTGCGGACGCGGACTGACTTCCGAAAAGATCACCTGATCGCCCTTGACGAAAAACTCAACGCCAAACACACCCCAGCCTCCCAGGGCGCCAGTAATCGCCTTGGCCTGCCGATGCGCTTCTGTCAGTGCGGCGGCACTCATGGGTTGCGGCTGCCAGGATTCACGGTAATCGCCATCTTCCTGACGATGTCCAATCGGCGCGCAGAAACTGGTGCCGTCCTTGTGGCTGATGGTGAGCAGGGTGATTTCGTAATCGAATGGAACGAAGCCCTCGACAATCACCCGTCCCTTACCGGCGCGACCACCCGATTGGGCATAGTCCCAGGCCTCCTGCATGCCCGCTGCATCCCGCACGATGCTCTGCCCTTTGCCTGACGAACTCATCACCGGCTTGATCACGAACGGATAGCCGATCGCTGCCACAGCTTCGCGGTATTGCGCCTCATCGTCGCAAAAGCGATAAGGCGATGTGGGCAGGCCGAGTTCTTCTGCGGCAAGCCGTCGGATGCCTTCGCGGTTCATGGTCAGCCAGGTGGCCCTAGCGGTCGGAATCACCCGCAGACCTTCGTTTTCCAATGCCACTAGAGTCGGCGTATGAATGGCCTCGATTTCCGGCACTACCAGATCAGGCTTTTCCTGTTCGATAAGGGCGCGCAACGCAGCGCCATCCAACATGTCGATAACATGGCTGCGGTGAGCTACCTGCATCGCCGGTGCATCGGCGTAGCGATCCACGGCCACCACCTCGACAGCATAGCGCTGCAGCTCAATCGCGACCTCCTTGCCAAGTTCGCCCGCCCCCAGCAAAAGGACCTTCAGGGCATGATTGGAATGGGGCGTGCCGAACGGCTTCATCGCAGTCTCCGGTAAAACCAGCATTCTACCGCCAGGGCGTTGCCGCACCGCAGATTGACGCCCGCTCATAGCAGGTATTGACTAGAGCTGTCTCCATTCCCCGCAGTGAGACTTATGCGCAGCTGGATTGCCCCGCTTTTGCTGGTGCCGATGTTGTGCCTTGCCTCCGGCCAGACGTGGTCGGAGACGAACACGTCTCCGACCGACACCACCTGGATGACCGTTCTGCTCAACGGCCACAAGATCGGCCGCCAGGAAATCCAGCGCCAACTCATCGGCAACACCGTGGTCACCACGGAAACCCTGGTCATGGATGTCACGCGAAACGGCCAGACGGTTCCGTACACCAATATCAGCCGCAGTGTGGAAACGGCCGATGGCAAGCCGCTCAGCTTCAGCATGCGCACCAACATCTCGGCCAACGAAACCGCCATCGACGGCACGCTGCAGCCAGACGGCCAACTGCAGTTGATCATCAACGTCGGCGGCGATACGCGCCAGACCGTTACCGCGTGGCCGGCAGATGCCGTACTGGCCGAAGGACAACGGCAAGCCATGCTCGCCGCCAGCCAGCATCCCGGGCAGGTCTACCCCCTGCGGATCTACAACCAGGCCAGCCAGCAAGCGATGGACCTGTCC from Dyella caseinilytica includes these protein-coding regions:
- a CDS encoding DUF6491 family protein, translated to MKPVMSVMLFFALAANAGLAFAQSSTPARTPLRNNDCLRISQINEWHVIDDRTAIVQAGPYQRYLVKLQADCQKLGIGNPGLRFIGSRADRATQPDRICGSAGEKVAARYQPGCAIQSLSLIDQATFNDLRNKAKRNSTTTQQPAPATNP
- the rlmKL gene encoding bifunctional 23S rRNA (guanine(2069)-N(7))-methyltransferase RlmK/23S rRNA (guanine(2445)-N(2))-methyltransferase RlmL produces the protein MNSFFATCPKGLEYLLRDELMALGGTDVHEALAGVRFSGTLETAYRACLWSRLASRILLPIAEFEAASDEALYAGVQAIDWSQHLAPHATLAVDANTAQSKITHSQFLAQRVKDAVVDQFRARGQERPGVDTEEPDVRINLRLRRDRATVSIDLAGAPLHRRGWREQQGEAPLKENLAAAMLLRAGWPAIYAQGGALLDPMCGSGTLLIEGALMVADVAPGLRRTYYGFLGWNQHDIALWRGLLDEARKRAETGLPALRSCFFGSDADPRMVQTAKRNAQEAGVAGFFTLDRHDALHVLPPPGFTQGLVITNPPYGERLGDRETLPKLYRAVGELLRDRFTGWRAAILAGDAELGRATTLRPEKKYTLYNGALETVLLVFELHPRDDTPREKPPLSPSAQMLKNRLDKNVRHLRKRLEREGIHAWRAYDQDLPEYAAAIDVYTDTSGAPHLHIQEYRAPADVPEELARTRVREIARVAGETFDVPRARVALKTRERGKGGSKYGQFDQRGEFIEVEEGGLRFLVNLYDYLDTGLFLDHRLVRAKLRELAEGRRFLNLFAYTATASVYAAAGGARDTTSVDLSGTYLEWASRNLALNGFTGEDHQLVQSDAFSFLQHSRERYGLIYVDPPTFSNSKRADDFDVQRDHVKLLLACADRLTRDGIIVFSNNFRRFTLDSAGLEERLSIENWGAGSIPFDFSRRANIHDCWLLRPKRSGGAAEGQVNPWESARVKK
- a CDS encoding alpha/beta hydrolase translates to MPGHVILSHGSDTGPDATKVSELAKVAEAMGWNTERPDYREDDALGHAGSVTPRIARLHDRIAACAAPPVLVGSSMGSFVSGLASLERPVAGLFLLATPSMIPGSDYAFDLREDVPTLLIHGWQDEVCPLDEIYEFARRRYLPLLVLDDDHRLGKHIDELGRQFGFFLEQLAKRT
- a CDS encoding N-acetylmuramoyl-L-alanine amidase, whose translation is MLMLTIHDQPLPYVAKLLERPASAVTLVVIHCTELPDLAMAREYGEKVLYDNGTGNSGHYYIDRDGAVYRYVPGTRVANHVRGYNPPSIGIELVNKGRYPDWFDSRRQTMTEPYTTAQIASLRALLAQLRLDFPNLHEIAGHEDLDLARVPASDDPAKEVPRKLDPGPLFPWAEVLADSGLKRIGATPPL
- a CDS encoding acyl-CoA thioesterase, with amino-acid sequence MRDAHVKELVDLLQLERLEDNLFRGQSRDIGTRFVFGGQVLGQALSAAQQTADPSREAHSLHAYFLRAGDIDAPIVYSVERARDGGSFSARRVVAIQHGQPILNGAISFQVPEKGVEHQSSMPEVPAPEDLEPMHRVPPDELARLPVKLQRWLGSDGPFEFRQVWPRDEIHPAKRPPIQHIWFRLTSPVSDSAVLHRALLAYASDFHLIGTATLPHGISYLTHNIQMASLDHALWFHRPFRVDEWLLYSFDSPTAQGARGLARGQIFSRDGRLVASTAQEGLIRLREGD
- a CDS encoding arginyltransferase; amino-acid sequence: MRSDHVRLFQTLPHACGYFAGRTAQNLVIDPAAPQLDRLYGAALDHGFRRAGGHLYFPHCPNCHACTPCRIDVANFKPDRSQRRCLKRNADLTVSERMAGYNSERHALYSRYLRTRHPGGGMDDAEASDFRRFLTAPWSPTLFLELHAGDRLLAVAVTDICATGISAVYTFYDPDEQERGLGTFAILQQVELARRRGIPWVYLGFWIANHPKMDYKRRFRPLQIRTADGWVDMPRH
- a CDS encoding FMN-binding glutamate synthase family protein yields the protein MESSGFSHWLVVLVETFALLFIMLLVIAILVVIVVWVLDRNQTHNSVLRNYPVIGHFRYWFLHLGEFFRQYLYSSDREELPFNRAQRMWVYRAAKNTENTNSFGSTRDLRGEGVPFFINAAFPALGDHHVKPKPVRIGPYAREPYDHASFFNISAMSFGALSAPAVRALSFGAAKAGIWLDTGEGGLAPYHLEGGCDIIFEIGTAKYGVRTPDGKLDDQKLLAISAHKQVKMISIKLGQGAKPGMGGLLPAAKVTPEIAEIRGIPVGQDSQSPNRHLDIGNVQQLMDAIQHIRRLTGKPTGFKAVFGGLEWIDELCTEIDKRGIESAPDFIIVDGSEGGTGAAPQTLMEGVGLPLHEALPALVNLLIERGLRERIKVICSGKCITAYDVAWALSMGADFVNSARGFMLALGCIQSLQCNRNTCPTGITTQNTRLQRGLVVADKSERVAHYAKNVMHEVGIIAHSCGVEDPRELDRTHCRVVGDDGISVPLVKLFPYPPAAAQKV
- the purT gene encoding formate-dependent phosphoribosylglycinamide formyltransferase; its protein translation is MKPFGTPHSNHALKVLLLGAGELGKEVAIELQRYAVEVVAVDRYADAPAMQVAHRSHVIDMLDGAALRALIEQEKPDLVVPEIEAIHTPTLVALENEGLRVIPTARATWLTMNREGIRRLAAEELGLPTSPYRFCDDEAQYREAVAAIGYPFVIKPVMSSSGKGQSIVRDAAGMQEAWDYAQSGGRAGKGRVIVEGFVPFDYEITLLTISHKDGTSFCAPIGHRQEDGDYRESWQPQPMSAAALTEAHRQAKAITGALGGWGVFGVEFFVKGDQVIFSEVSPRPHDTGLVTLISQELSEFALHARAILGLPIPVIHQNGPSASCAVLVEGEGRAPRYHGIADALVEPDTQLRIFGKPEVKGRRRMAVTLARDIDIEAAKAKAIRAAKAIRTEL